The DNA window CACACCAGAAGTTTTTAGTCTTTTGAAACATGAAAACAAatgtttttaaaacaaaataataaaattgtgaCGATCCCCAACTTAAAATTGTGccaaaattgaaaattcagGGACAAAATATTTCAGCATGAAGTTGTCACCCAACAATTAGACAAATGCATCCTCTCCCGTGTCAGATTTAAGAAAACAATATTAGGAATGATACTCAACAGTAATGCCTGATCAGCTAAAACCATATCAAAGAGAAAAGCCAATGATAACAGCTACCAATCTAAGAAAGTAggtaaagaaataaaattataatagaaAGATAGCAACAATGTAATGGATAAGATAACTACGCCGTGAATGAACCTTTTTGTTGGACGAGATTTAAGTTGCGACTCTTTTTCAAGGCCAATCTTATCATTTAAACCCAACTTCAAATCAGGCATTCCAGAGAGAAAGCACTTCATTAGGATCTTTCCAGTTACATCACAACGCAAAACACTACCTGAATCACCAAATTGTAATTGAGTTGATAGAGTAGAGGTTCATAAAGAATAGAAACACCCTTAAAAATATATGACCCACCTTTTGAAGACATAAGAAGATTTACACTTTCCACAATATCCAAAAACACCTGTAACATATagaagttaaaaattaaaatatgtccaAAAGTCAATTGTTAATTCAAGAGATAGTAAAAACTTATAATCACCTCATTCTTTTTATAAACAAGGCCTTCTCTCCGCCAACCAACAGCACCCGTAACTTGTAGAGTTGCATTAGGAACAGGCTTATCCGTGGGCTAGCATTTAGTTTTTGtcacataaaagaaaaaaaatctcagaaattaaatgataataaataaagaataattTTACCCAAAAAGAAAACATACTTGAGAATAATCAATAAACACTTTTAACAGGACAATATAATTTCCATTTATTTGAGATCTAGGAAAAAATTCTATTGTGGTCGGACTCTACTATGGATTTCCGACCAAAGCTATATGATAGCACCCTATTTTTCGAAAAAGAACATAGAGTAGAAGTACAAAAAATGAACTAACCTTAGAAGAAAATGGCGAACGAACCCCTTCTTGAGTAATGTACAACTTCAAAATTTCTGGTGAAAGATTTTGGGGGTAACCAAAATCCATGATTTCTGCAATTTAAAAGAGGAAGAAAATTATGAtctattaatttacaactctgCATTAAATTAGTACAATTCATCATTGAGTAAAGAATAATCAACAAAACACTAACAAGCTGCAGAGCTATAGGAGATTGTCATCACTCATAGATGCTTAATAcacaccaaaataaaaaatgttacAGATAAAATGCAGTTCTATACTAATGCtgaattttaatttgtaatatgcACGGAGTATTGTATTTGAAATGATTTCCTTGTATTGACTAAGTGGTACTTTATTCGAGAATAGATAATATAATGGTGGTTGGTCCTTAATACAAACAAGGTTCACCAATAAAAAACATGatctcatttcaaaaatttgttcaGCTCATTGGTTTACTCAGATCTAATTTATGGCATTCTTCTAAACTCCATCTACTCTCAAAAATTTTAACAGCTACAGCTGCACTACCTAGAGGTCACCCAGATAATGCATGTGTAGTCCAGAGAATAATTGTATGCATAATTCAAAGACTTTGAAgttcaattatttaattttcagaATTCAGCCTACTTACCATCTAACAGTTCATAAATCAGAACAAAATTATTACGAATTGCATCTTCATCAAAAGCCCCACCAAAATATGATTTGAACAATGCAACCGCCTACATACAAAAAGTAACAACATTAGTTGCCAATAAGTTGATTACAGGAAAGTGACCCTGGGTAAAGGATGAAAAGATTAGAGTATATCAACCTCAACAACAAACTTGAACGCACAAGCTACATTTGCATTGCTGCTGACAACAATCACAATGTAAACGTTGCTTATTCTCATGTAGAAGAAAGAACATCCCCCTATTTGTCGTACAGGACATGTACCGAGTTCTTTAGTTTGCATTATATGCGTTCGAAAAGCATCCACCATATTTCCCCTGAAAGATTGAAATGATAAATTATGAAAAGTGCCACATAAGTAGATAGAAAAATGAATTTAGACCTCATTAAAATTATCGCCAATAATTGACATACACAGTTGGCCCTTAGTTAGTCCAAGTTGGGGCTCAATCCCATGATCCCTTATACCCACACACCCAACCACTCGAGACAGTCTCAAATGGCTTAGCCGACAACAAAATGGCGAACAATGAACCGGAAGAGGGAACAAAACCACAGTACAGTAACAGAAAACTAAACAGTACTCTCACTCTACCTTGTGTTCAAATACTATGTCATGGGAATAGTAATACTAAAATTTTGTTGACTCTGTAGAAGTCAGTgaccactgttttttttttgttatgtatAGAAGCAGTTAGTAGTTACTGTGTGATGAATTATCCCAACTAAAATTTGATACGTATAATAGACTCCTTCCCTCTCCAGACAGGCTTCACCAGAACTTTGAGACTCAACTCATTACCAGATCTCTTACACCCAACGACTTGAGCTAGACTCAAATGGCATCATTTGTGCTAGACTCAAGAGGCATCCTTATCATCTCAATAAATCATAAACATTATAGACCATTGGCATAACAGTCCCCTTACCAAAACAGAAAGAAACCAAAACTCCTAATCATTCATatgttaaatttaagtattataAGGGTTAAGGTGCTTGATAAAGGCTGATCTTAGATACTTAGCAAGATGATCCAACTTAACAGAACTTGCAAGCCTTCATGGGTATCAAATTTAACACTAATCTTGTCGTCATTGTCGCTATACTGTGTACATCATAGTTCTAAAACAGATGCAataaaattgttcaatttctaaAAAGCACTAAAAcgtcttattttttttctcgtCTAATAACACATTTCCTACAAACAACAACTGAGACAACTCAGTGGTCGTGACACTTAACAAGTAAAGACATCATCTCAGCTATCAATTCTAGCTTACACTAATAGTGAAATATGAAAACTAAGGTGCCTAAAGTTCTTTCATCATCGAGAGGAATGATCAATGTGACATCTTTCACTAAAATTCCAAGTtccaatatcatttttttccgtGAAGAATACATGGCACGTACCCAACTTAAGATTTCCATTTCAACACAATTCAAAAGCATAACGTAAGGTGCCCGTTACAGTGAAACATTCTCATAAGAAAGAACACTGCCCATCAAAAATCAAACCAAGTGAATATAATATCACCTAAAATTGAGACAACCCATCACTCGAATCTAAACAAATAGAATAAATTAAGCCATACCCAGATGCCAAAATCACTAAACAAGCacacaaacacacacacactcCCTCTAAATATTTACACAAAATAAATTTCGTATTAAATACCGTATATCAAACAATGCGCCACATTCCTAATCAACAAAACATCCAAGAGAGAGAATTACCCAACATCGTCGCGATAGAGACGATTGATGAGAACATCGCCTCGGAGGTTCAAGAAGTAAATGGCGGAAGCAGCCACCGGCATGACGGATCCAGTGGGTGGCGTCCGGAATCAGATCTAGGCGGAGTAGTTGCGATCTGGGACGTAAGATTTGAAAGATGGATGGCCTATCTATTTGATTTGATCTCTGCTTTTCTTGGTAAGGGAGAAATGGAAGAATTTGACAAAGCAGAAATGGAAGAGAAGAGTTGAGTTGTGTTGCGTTTTGGTTTCttggtttgttttgtttttattctTCGCTCAATAATAAATTCCAGTCAGCGGAAATGGCTTCTTCTCAGTCCTTCTTCCCACGCGTGACTACCTCGCACGTGCTCCATTTTCTTTCTAGTTTCTATCTTTATGTAGTGTTTGATAAGGTATGAATTTTAATGTGATTTATTTGGAGGAGTATAGCCccaatcaaatttaaattacctAAGGAGGTGTTAAGTGAAAATTTTCATTCCAAAAAATTCATTCAATTGACTAATTCGGTCTCAACAATGACAGAAACATCACTGAGAACATTAGAGCTTAAGAAAGTACAATCAACATCTAAACGAGAAGTTCTTGCAATTTGATAAGTaacttgattttatttaaagaaTTCAACAGCTATTTGCAATCCTCCACAACACCTACAAACGTAGGAAGCATCACATTATGATTATGAATTGCTTGGACTAATACCAAGTAATCATTCTCAACATTGTTGACCGTTGGGGAGTCTTTTCAGTCACAACAACACCTCATTCAATGTTATAGCTTCGGTAACTTTAGCTAGCACAACACCTACCTTTAATTCTGATATACCAGCCACCACATGACCGGGATGA is part of the Cannabis sativa cultivar Pink pepper isolate KNU-18-1 chromosome 5, ASM2916894v1, whole genome shotgun sequence genome and encodes:
- the LOC115716470 gene encoding AP-2 complex subunit mu, whose amino-acid sequence is MPVAASAIYFLNLRGDVLINRLYRDDVGGNMVDAFRTHIMQTKELGTCPVRQIGGCSFFYMRISNVYIVIVVSSNANVACAFKFVVEAVALFKSYFGGAFDEDAIRNNFVLIYELLDEIMDFGYPQNLSPEILKLYITQEGVRSPFSSKPTDKPVPNATLQVTGAVGWRREGLVYKKNEVFLDIVESVNLLMSSKGSVLRCDVTGKILMKCFLSGMPDLKLGLNDKIGLEKESQLKSRPTKSGKTIELDDVTFHQCVNLTRFNSEKTVSFVPPDGEFELMKYRITEGVNLPFRVLPTIKELGRTRMEVNVKVKSVFGAKMFALGVVIKIPVPKQTAKTSFQVTSGRCKYNAAIDCLVWKIRKFPGQTEPTMSAEVELISTMTEKKSWTRPPIQMEFQVPMFTASGLRVRFLKVWEKSGYNTVEWVRYITKAGSYEIRC